In a genomic window of Ailuropoda melanoleuca isolate Jingjing unplaced genomic scaffold, ASM200744v2 unplaced-scaffold73699, whole genome shotgun sequence:
- the LOC117800665 gene encoding cationic amino acid transporter 3-like: protein MLRQALRRFGQKLVRRRPLEKRVFEYETGIKMSTLDLVALGVCRTVGVGVYFLANEVASNQAGPSIVICFLVAGLTSLLAGLCYAELSARVPHPGSAYLYSYVTMGELWAFITGWNLILSFVADAFIMIQAWFLPFDILTGTRISETQHESISEQVPQFFADNVKYLFVLFLFFFMEIQYVGFHGLLRIFQVFTLVKLLVLSFIIISGFIKGDLHNWNLTEKDYVQAGLNDSSRLGPLGSGGFMPFGFQGLLRGSASCFYTFIGFSVIVTRVKESHNPQHSIPMAIVVSLLICFLVYMSFTFPISVVIYMMAKDRLLFPFLARIRTGTYGYIVVSVMFIIIAAIMIFFFGLIDLLDLRSIGTLISYSLVAFCVLIVRYQPERRKEENEEALQGENEGDEAQVQEENGPAAEKLTLQGLFFPGSPTPTPLSGRIVYVCSSLLALLLTLLCLVLAHWPGLLSGDPGPITVVVLLLALITGVTGMTAATWLRFGVWMLIGFAIYLSYGIQQACSFIRT from the exons ATGCTGCGTCAGGCACTTCGCAGATTTGGTCAAAAGCTGGTACGCAGACGTCCGCTGGAGAAAAGAGTGTTTGAGTATGAAACTGGCATAAAAATGAGCACTCTGGATTTAGTGGCCCTGGGTGTGTGCCGCACAGTGGGTGTTGGTGTGTATTTCCTGGCTAATGAGGTGGCCAGTAATCAAGCAGGACCATCCATTGTGATCTGCTTTCTGGTGGCCGGCCTGACTTCATTGTTGGCTGGGCTGTGCTACGCAGAGCTGAGTGCCCGGGTTCCCCATCCTGGCTCAGCATATCTCTACAGCTATGTCACTATGGGTGAACTCTGGGCTTTCATCACTGGCTGGAACCTCATCCTCTCCTTTGTTGCTGATGCGTTCATTATGATCCAGGCCTGGTTCTTACCTTTTGACATCCTGACTGGGACCCGGATCTCTGAGACCCAGCATGAGAGCATCTCAGAGCAAGTTCCCCAATTCTTTGCAGACAATGTAAAATACCTTTTtgtcctctttctgtttttcttcatggaAATTCAATATGTGGGGTTCCATGGGTTACTCAGAATTTTCCAAGTCTTCACATTGGTGAAGCTTTTGGTTCTCAGTTTTATCATCATCTCTGGCTTCATTAAGGGGGACCTACACAACTGGAACCTCACAGAAAAGGACTACGTACAGGCTGGACTCAATGACTCCTCTCGCTTGGGTCCTCTGGGCTCTGGAGGATTCATGCCTTTTGGCTTCCAGGGGCTTCTCCGAGGATCAGCTTCCTGTTTCTATACATTTATAGGTTTCAGCGTTATTGTTACCAGAGTCAAAGAATCACACAATCCCCAGCATTCCATCCCCATGGCCATTGTGGTTTCACTGCTCATCTGCTTTTTGGT CTACATGAGCTTTACATTCCCCATAAGTGTGGTGATATACATGATGGCAAAGGATCGCCTCCTGTTCCCTTTTCTTGCCAGGATCCGTACTGGCACATATGGCTACATTGTAGTCTCTGTGATGTTTATCATTATTGCAGCAATAATGATATTCTTCTTTGGACTCATTGATCTTCTGGACCTGAGGTCAATTGGGACCCTGATATCTTATTCCCTGGTAGCTTTTTGTGTTCTCATCGTCAGGTATCAGcctgagaggaggaaggaggaaaatgaagaagcGCTGCAGGGGGAGAATGAGGGAGATGAAGCACAGGTGCAGGAGGAGAACGGACCTGCAGCAGAGAAGCTGACTCTACAGGGACTATTTTTTccaggcagccccacccccactccactctCTGGCAGGATTGTCTATGTTTGCTCCTCACTGCTTGCTCTGCTGCTGACTCTCCTCTGCCTGGTGCTGGCCCACTGGCCAGGTCTGCTTTCTGGAGACCCAGGTCCGATCACAGTGGTCGTGCTGCTCCTGGCGCTCATCACTGGGGTCACTGGG ATGACAGCTGCCACCTGGCTGAGATTTGGTGTCTGGATGCTGATTGGGTTTGCTATCTACCTCAGCTATGGGATCCAGCAAGCCTGTTCGTTTATCCGCACTTAA